CTCAGCTCTGTCGATCAGGCCAGCGACATCAGTGCGTCGCGGCTGAACGGCTTGATGTCGGCCAGGCGACCATCACGCACCTTCACGGCCCAGTCCGGGTCCACCAGCAGAGCGCGGCCAACCGCAACCAGATCGAATTCCTGGTTATTCAGTCGCTCCAGCAGGCCATCGATGCCCGACGGTTGCGCCACTTCATCGGTCTTGCCGAAGAAAGCAAGGAACTCGCTGCCATCCAGGCCGACATTGCCCACGGTGATGGTCGGCTTGCCGGTGAGCTGGCGGGTCCAGCCGGCCAGATTGAGCTCGGAGCCTTCGAATTCGGGAATCCAGAAGCGGCGGGTCGAGCAGTGGAAGATGTCCACACCAGCCTCGGACAGAGGCTTGAGGAAGGCTTCCAGCTCCTGCGCGGTCTGCACCAGGCGAGCGCTGTAGTCCTGCTGCTTCCATTGGGAGAAGCGGAAGATGATCGGGTAGTCGGAGCCAACGGCCTCACGCACGGCCTTGATCAACTCGATGGCGAAGCGCGAACGGTTGGCCAGGCTGCCGCCGTACTCGTCGGTGCGCTTGTTGCTGCCGTCCCAGAAGAACTGGTCGATCAGGTAGCCATGAGCACCGTGGATTTCCACGCCATCCATGCCGATGGCCTTGGCATCGCGCGCTGCCTGGGCGAAGGCGGCGATGACTTCCTGGATGTCTTCCCTGGTCATCTCATGGACCAGCACGGTGCCGTCCTTGACCTTGCCGCTGGGGCCATAGCCCGGAACGCTCGCATCCGGCTCGGTACCCAGGCGGCGCACGGCGCCGACGTGCCAGAGTTGCGGAACGATCTTTCCGCCTTCGGCATGAACCGCATCGACCACCTGCTTCCAGCCGGCCAGGGCATCCTCACCATAGAAACGCGGTACGTTCGGGTAACCGTTGGCGGCCTTGTGGTTGACCGTGGTGCCCTCGGTGACGATCAGGCCCACGCCCGCGGCAGCGCGGCGGCGGTAGTACTCCACGACCTGGGCGTGAGGAACGCCACCGGGGCTGAAGTTGCGGGTCATCGGTGCCATCACGACGCGGGTGGGAAGCTCCAGGTCGCCCAGGCGGAAAGGCGAGAACAGCGTTTCTACGGATGCGGTCATTACGGTCTCCAGGACGACCAGGCGACCGGTCGTCTCGCTTTTGGGTTTGGCTGTGAATCAAGCCTGCAGCACGTGCTCCAGGCGTTCGATGAAGCGTTCCAGCGGCTTGAGCGAGGCGCTGACCTTGAGGCGGGCCAGCACGCCTTGCCAGGCGTTGCCGATGAATTCGGCGAGCTGCTCGACGTTCTCCGTGGCGGGCAGCTCGCCGGCCCGCAGGGCATCGCCGAGGCAGTCGCGGAGGATGTCGATGGAGCGTTGCAGGATGCCGTCGACCCGCGCGGTGATCGCTGGCGACAGCTCGGCCATCTCGAAGCTGAGGCTGCCGATGAAGCAGTGATACGCCACCTTCTCCTGGCGAGCGAAGTGCGCCAGCAGCTCGCGATAGTAGGTGAGAATACGCGCCCGAGGCCCCAGCGCCGGGTTGCCGAGAGCCTCCGCGTAGCGCGCCAGGCGGGGCTCGTAGAGGTACTCCAGGGCCTGCAGGGCGAAGTCTTCCTTGCTCTCGAAGTAGTGGTAGAAGGAGCCCTTGGGAATACCGGCGGCCTGGACAATGTCCTGCACACCGGTGCCGTGGTATCCGCAACGGGTCATCGCCAGGGAGCCCTTGGCGAGGATCAGATCGCGCTTGTCGAGTCGGATGCTGTTCATGGCCGCAAGAATATGACCGGTCGTCTCGCCCTTCCCAGCATCATTGATTGCGGTGATTTTCCATCAGAAACCATTCAACTGGAGGCGTGATGTTCCAGCAGTTCGACCGCGGGCTCGCGCAACATCTCGCGCAACCGTGCAACCACGGGGCCGGGCGTCGCGTCGGTGCTGTGCAGGCAGACACCCAGCGCGGCCATTTCAGGCAGGCCGTAGTGGGAGGCGTCGAGCCGCGTAACATGAGACGGCAAGCCGACCGGCGTACGCAGGCCAATGCCAAGCCCGGCCGCCACCGCCGCCCAGATACCGGACAACCCGGCACTGGTGAACGCCACACGCCAGGCGATGCCCGCCCGATCCAGCGCCTCGGTCGCCGCGCTACGCAGCAGGCATGGAGCTTCCAGCATCACCAGCGGCAGAGGGCCGTCTCCGGCCTGGAAAGGAACGTTGGCGGCGCCGATCCAGCACTGCCTCACCGCACCGAGCCGCTCCATGTGCGGCGTGCGTTCACCGGTATCCCAGGCCAGGGCCAGGTCCAGCTCTCCCGCTCGCATGTCCTGCAGCAGTTGCCGGTTGCGCGCGGTACGCACTTCGATGCGCACCTTGGGATGGGCGCGGGAAAAGCGGCCCAGTACTGTCGGTAGCAGGGTTTCGCCGAAGTCTTCCTGCATCCCCAGGCGCACACGCCCCTCGAGCGCAGCGCCACGCAGCGCGCTGGCGGCTTCGTCGTTGAGTTCCAGCAACCGGCGCGCGTAGGCCAGCAGTGTCTCGCCCGGTTCGGTCAGCGCCATACCCCGCCCTTCGCGCCGCAGCACCGGTGTGCCAGCCTGCTCTTCCAGCTTCTTCAGCTGTGCGCTGACTGCCGATGTGGAGCGCCCCAGCCGGTCGGCTGCGCGGGCGAAGCTGCCGAGCTCGACGCCGGTGACGAAGGTACGCAGCACGTCCAGGTCGAAGTTG
The Pseudomonas triclosanedens DNA segment above includes these coding regions:
- a CDS encoding NADH:flavin oxidoreductase, translating into MTASVETLFSPFRLGDLELPTRVVMAPMTRNFSPGGVPHAQVVEYYRRRAAAGVGLIVTEGTTVNHKAANGYPNVPRFYGEDALAGWKQVVDAVHAEGGKIVPQLWHVGAVRRLGTEPDASVPGYGPSGKVKDGTVLVHEMTREDIQEVIAAFAQAARDAKAIGMDGVEIHGAHGYLIDQFFWDGSNKRTDEYGGSLANRSRFAIELIKAVREAVGSDYPIIFRFSQWKQQDYSARLVQTAQELEAFLKPLSEAGVDIFHCSTRRFWIPEFEGSELNLAGWTRQLTGKPTITVGNVGLDGSEFLAFFGKTDEVAQPSGIDGLLERLNNQEFDLVAVGRALLVDPDWAVKVRDGRLADIKPFSRDALMSLA
- a CDS encoding TetR/AcrR family transcriptional regulator → MNSIRLDKRDLILAKGSLAMTRCGYHGTGVQDIVQAAGIPKGSFYHYFESKEDFALQALEYLYEPRLARYAEALGNPALGPRARILTYYRELLAHFARQEKVAYHCFIGSLSFEMAELSPAITARVDGILQRSIDILRDCLGDALRAGELPATENVEQLAEFIGNAWQGVLARLKVSASLKPLERFIERLEHVLQA
- a CDS encoding LysR substrate-binding domain-containing protein, with the protein product MTRINFDLDVLRTFVTGVELGSFARAADRLGRSTSAVSAQLKKLEEQAGTPVLRREGRGMALTEPGETLLAYARRLLELNDEAASALRGAALEGRVRLGMQEDFGETLLPTVLGRFSRAHPKVRIEVRTARNRQLLQDMRAGELDLALAWDTGERTPHMERLGAVRQCWIGAANVPFQAGDGPLPLVMLEAPCLLRSAATEALDRAGIAWRVAFTSAGLSGIWAAVAAGLGIGLRTPVGLPSHVTRLDASHYGLPEMAALGVCLHSTDATPGPVVARLREMLREPAVELLEHHASS